Part of the Shewanella eurypsychrophilus genome is shown below.
TTGGTGTTGTCGCTGTGCCTGAAGTAACAAACTCTTTCTCGCCTCTATTTAAAAGCATTTTCGGTTCATCTGTCACTGTCGCAGGCCTATCGGCAATTTTAATGAGTTTGATCATTCCTCAAAATATGGCCACTGAGGCAGAGGAGCAAGTATCAGAGTTCACGGTAGAAGATGAACAAACACATATAGCCTAGCCATTAGCTTTATACCGATTCGTTTTTTGCTTTTGACTAAAGTAGATCTAAGTGGTTAAGATATAAGCCCTAACTAGTATATTCTTACAATAAAGTAGTCATTTTTTGGAGGCAAGCCCCAGGTCTTAAAGGCCTTGAGTCTTGCTGTGATCATACTCAACTAATAATGTACCTTTCCGGTTTGTGCATTATTGGCTCCTACATCCGGGTTCTAAAAGTTCATCTCTCTCTTTTATGTACCTGGAAATTAGGAGTAAATATGCAAAATAATGCTCATAGAATATGGATTAAAAATCCCCTCGACTGTCTAGACCCAGCTTATGCGGGTGGCATTGTTATTCAAGACGATATTATCGTGGAGCTAATACCCGCAGGTGGCGAGCCAACCGAGCAGGCTCATGAGGTCATAGATGCTAGTGAGCATGTCCTTATACCTGGCCTAATCAACAGTCACCACCACTTTTATCAAACCTTAACTCGCGCTTTTCCGGCGGCATTAAACAAAGAGTTATTTCCATGGTTGCAGAGCTTATATCCCGTATGGGCTAAACTCACCCCCCAAATGATCGCAACCTCAACACAAATTGCCTTAAGTGAACTCCTTCTCTCTGGGTGTACCACCGCAAGTGATCACCACTACCTTTTTCCAAATGGGCTAGAAAATGCCATCGATATTCAAATAGAACAAGCGCGTAAACTTGGTATAAGAGTTCACTTAACGCGCGGCTCTATGAGCTTAGGGGAAGATCAGGGCGGATTACCACCACGGACAACCATTCAAACCGATCAACAGATATTAGATGACAGCCAAAGACTCATTAACACTTATCATCAATATGAAGCAGGGGCTATGATCAGAATTGCATTGGCGCCTTGCTCACCTTTTTCAGTGAGTGAAGACTTGATGCGTGCGACAGGTGAGCTAGCCGCAGATCTTGATGTCAGACTACACACACACCTTGCAGAGACAATTGATGAAACCGAGTTTTGTATAAAGATGTTCGGCGTACGCCCAGTTGATTACCTTGAGCGCGTAGGCTGGTTAAATAACCGCACCTGGCTTGCCCATGGTATTCACTTTAATGAACAAGAAATTTCTCGTTTAGGGCAAGCTGGCGTCGGTGTTTGCCATTGTCCCTCATCCAATATGCTGCTGGCCTCGGGCCAATGTCCAACACTCGCACTGCAGGCCGCAGGTAGCCCTGTCGGTCTCGGGGTCGATGGCTCGGCATCGAATGACGGTTCAAATATGATTGGCGAAGTTCGTCAAGCGTTGTTACTGCAACGCTTACGCTATGGTGCCAGTGAGATCACCCATCAAAAAGCCTTTGATTGGGCGACTAAAGGCTCAGCAGCTTGTCTAGGGCGGGATGATATTGGTGAAATCGCAGTAGGCAAGCAGGCTGATATCGCTTTATTCAAACTGGATGAAATTCGTTTTGCCGGCTCAGGTTCCCCAGTTGCAGCCATATTGCTTTGTGGTGCAACAAGAGCAG
Proteins encoded:
- a CDS encoding 8-oxoguanine deaminase gives rise to the protein MQNNAHRIWIKNPLDCLDPAYAGGIVIQDDIIVELIPAGGEPTEQAHEVIDASEHVLIPGLINSHHHFYQTLTRAFPAALNKELFPWLQSLYPVWAKLTPQMIATSTQIALSELLLSGCTTASDHHYLFPNGLENAIDIQIEQARKLGIRVHLTRGSMSLGEDQGGLPPRTTIQTDQQILDDSQRLINTYHQYEAGAMIRIALAPCSPFSVSEDLMRATGELAADLDVRLHTHLAETIDETEFCIKMFGVRPVDYLERVGWLNNRTWLAHGIHFNEQEISRLGQAGVGVCHCPSSNMLLASGQCPTLALQAAGSPVGLGVDGSASNDGSNMIGEVRQALLLQRLRYGASEITHQKAFDWATKGSAACLGRDDIGEIAVGKQADIALFKLDEIRFAGSGSPVAAILLCGATRADKVMVAGRWRVLDGEIVDLDLDQLMAQQVQLATQLANSHYG